The DNA window CGGCTCGTCCGCGTTGACCCTGGCGATCTACTACCCGCAGCAGTTCCAGTACGCAGCATCGCTGTCAGGCTTTCTGAACCTCTCCGAGGGCTGGTGGCCGATGCTGGTCGGCATGTCGATGGGCGACGCGGGCGGCTACAAGTCGAAGGATATGTGGGGAGAGTCGAGCGACCCGGCATGGAAGCGCAACGACCCGATGGTCAACATCGGCCAGCTCGTCGCCAACGGCACCCGCATCTGGGTCTTCGCCGGCAACGGCAAGCCGGCCGACATCAGCGGCAGCGGCACCCTCGCGGGCGACAACTTCAACGCGAAGTTCCTGGAGGGCTTCACGCTGCGGACGAACAAGACGTTCCAGGAGCAGTACATCGCCGCGGGCGGCAAGAACGGCGTGTTCAACTTCCCGCAGGCCGGCACGCACAGCTGGGAGTACTGGGGTCAGCAGCTGCAGCAGATGAAGCCCGACATCGCACGGGTGCTGGGCGCCACTCCGACGTCATGATGCGGCGCAAGCCGAGAGTGGCTGTCAGGACGCGGGACAGGCCAAGGGCCACTGCGAGCGGGGCCCGCCAGTCGCCGTCAACCGCTAGCCGGGCAGGGGTGACTACCTGTAGTAGTACTAGGTTACGTAGTTGGAAAATAAACTGCTCATCGAAGGCCTCATAGACACAGTGAGCATTGATACGGGGCTAGCCCGTTTCTCCGACTGGGCCTTCACGTCGTCGGTGGTGGTGCTGGTGGCCGCCCTGTTGCTGCTCGCCGTCGAGCTGGCCTACAACCGCGGCCGCAAGGCCGAAACCCGCGAACTGGTCGGCGCGACGGTCGGCCCGGACAGCGCGACGCCGGGCGTCGTCACCGACATGCCCCGACGCCCGGTCGGCGAACGCGTCGGCAAGGCCGGCCTCGCGCTGACTTATGTCGGCATTGGGCTGCTGCTGGCGTGCATTGTGCTGCGGGGCCTAGCCACCGCGCGGGTGCCGTGGGGCAACATGTACGAGTTCATCAACCTGACCTGCTTCTGCGGTCTGGTCGCGGCGGCGGTGGTGTTAAGACGCCCCCAGTACCGCGCGCTGTGGGTCTTCGTGCTGGTGCCGGTGTTGATCCTGCTGACGGTGTCGGGCCGCTGGCTCTACACCAACGCTGCACCCGTCATGCCCGCCCTGCAGTCCTATTGGCTGCCCATCCACGTGTCGGTTGTGAGCCTGGGCTCCGGGGTGTTCCTGGTCGCCGGGGTGGCCAGCATCCTGTTCCTTCTCAAGATGTCGCGGTTCGGCCAGCCGGATGCAGACGGTGCGATGGCGCGCAGTATCCAAAGATTGCCCGACGCTCAGATGCTGGACCGGACCGCTTACCGCACAACCATTTTCGCGTTCCGGGTGTTCGGGTTTCGGCGTCATCTTCGGAGCGATCTGGGCCGAAGAGGCGTGGGGCCGCTACTGGGGCTGGGACCCCAAGAGACCGTGTCGTTCATCGCATGGGTGGCGTATGCCGCCTACCTGCACGCCCGATCCACCGCGGGCTGGCGCGACCGCAAAGCCGCCTGGGTCAACGTGGCCGGCTTCGTCGCGATGGTCTTCAACCTGTTCTTCATCAACCTGGTGATAGCGGGACTGCATTCGTATGCCGGAGTGGTGTAGCACACCACTGAGGCCCTATCGCCGCACTCGGGGCGCCACGCCGTGCCACGGTCTCCACGCGCGCGCCGATCACCCTGGCGGGCCGCCACGGCCGCGGCACGGCTCCATCGGGCCTCAATGGTCGATCGCCGCACACACGCATCAAATGACAGGCAGCTAGCCGCCGCACATCAGGACCCCAGATGCGCCGAGTACAACTGTGCCCAGCGGTGCGATGACAAGCATCGCTGTCGCGCTGGTAAGAGCGGCCTGCGCACGGACGCGGACATGATTGGCAGGCGGAAGGGCAAGGCGCTCAGCACGATTCAATACCGCGACATCGGCCGCGCCCAGCGCCGCGGCCGGCGCGCCTGCGGCCAGAGCCATCAACCCGGTGAGCAGTGCCCGCTTGCCATGTCGGCGCGCGGCAGCATCGTCGGCGCACATTTCTAACAGTCGTGATACCTCGTCGGCGCCGCGCGTCATCAGCGCAAGGCGGGGAAAGACCAGCGCCACGCCGCGCAACGTCGTGACGATTCTGGGGTGGTGCCCGTCAAGGTGGGCACGTTCATGTGCGAGCACCGCTGCGAGCTCGCGCTCGTCGAGTGCCGCTACTGCTGCGGTGGTGACCACGATCGCGGGTGGCTTTCCTGCCACGCAATACGCGGTGCGCTCGGCGGCGTCGACGACGTAGACGTCGCGTTCGGCGGTCGGGCGACCGACCAGTCGAACAGCTTCCGCATGCCCGTAAGCGTGCGCATGCAGGCGCCCAATGGTGCGTAGGAGCCGGATGCCGATGACGGCGACGACGCCGACCACGGCGACCGCCGAAGCCAGCAGCATCACTTGGGGTGCGCTACCCGCCCTGCCCGCAGCCAGGTCACACAGGAACCGGACGCAGGACACAACGAATGAGTCGCCGTTGTGCCAGTGCGCAATCACGTCGACGATCACGAGCACAACAATGGTCAGCCAGGTGAGCACGACACTGCCGATTGCAATCAGCCAGGCGGTCACTGCAGATCGGGGAGCATGTCCACCACGGGTGAGAAAGCCCAATACCGGTGGGCCGAGCAGGATCACCGCGAGGCTGTAGAGCAGCAGGCACGCTGCGACGTTCACCGCTTCTTGGCCCTGCTCGACCGTCTCGCGAGCCGCCGCATCGCTTCCCTGAGTCGCTCGGATTCTTTGGGTCCGATCTGCTCGATGAAGTAGCTGAGCACCAGTTCTGAGCGGCCTCCCCCGTCGAGGGCTTCACTCATCAGCCGGGCGGTGTGTTCTTCGCGGGTCAGGGTGGCCCAATATCGGTAGGCCCGGCCATCGCGTTCCCGCTCGAGCCATCCCTTGTTGTACAGGTTATCCATAGTCGACATGACGGTGGTGTACGCGATGCGACGCTCGGCCGAGAGCTCTTCGAAAATGTCGCGCACCGTCACCATCTCGGGATCGCGGTTCCACACGCGGTCCATCACCACGGCTTCCAGCTCGCCGAATCCTCGTACACGCACCGTTTCGCCTCCAGCAATGTCGTTGCCCGAGCCTACCTCGCGCGGCACGTTTCCCCGTGGTGTGACGCGCAAAATGTCGACGTGACCGCCGAAAAAGGGGGCGCTTGGCCACCGGGTGCGGTTTGAGAGGGCCGACGGAATTCCGTCGGACCGCGAGCGTGCGGGGCTAGCTCTGCACAATCACCGGGTCTCCGACCTGCACAGTGCTGAAATACCATTCGGCGTTCTCTGGACTGAGATTGATGCAGCCGTGGCTGACGTTGGCCGAGCCCTGCGACCCGACTGACCATGGCGCCGAATGTATGTAGACCCCACCCCACGTCACTCGGACGCCGTACTCCCCATCGATCAGGTAGCCCTCGGGGTCGTCGAGTGGAATTCCGATCGTGCGCGAGTCGAAGACCACGTTTCGTTGCTTCTCCAGCACTTTGAAGGTCCCGACCGGGGTTTCGAAGCCCGGTTTACCCATCGACGCCGGCATCTCACGCACCACTTGGTCGTCGATACTCACCGTGAACGTGTGGGCCGAGATGTCGGCTACGCCCACCACCGCCGCCCCGGTCGTGAAATCGGTCTTCATGCCACCAACGCGCACTGTGACCGTCGAATGCGCAGGCCAGAACCCGTCTGGGTTCCACTCCACGAAACTATCGGTTAGCCACGTGAACTCACCTTCCACCGGCCGCGACGTGGACACCGAGATGCTGCGCTCGGCTGCCGCGCGGTCCTCGACGGGTCCGCTGAACCCCACCAGCACGGGATGCCCAACGCCTACCACCTGTGCAGGACCTGGACGCACCATCGCGACTTTGCGATCCATGCTGGTTGATTCGGCTGCGCCCGACCCCACGGGCGGCGCCGCCACCACCGCGGCGGCCGTGACTGCCAGTACAAATAGCCCGCGAAGCGTGCCGTGCACGAGCCCTCCCTCCACCGCGGTGCGCATCTAGCACCATCTTACGTATGTACTACGTATTCCGGTGGTCGGCGCGCTCCTGTTACACCCGCCGGATGGCCGATCGCAGCACTGTCGCATTGTCCTGGAGCGACATTGCGACCCTGTGGCATACTGTGCCGCTCGTGAGCGCCCCTTGTTCGCGTTCAATGAGCTGATTACATCACCGGTCTGTCGGGTCAGCGACTCGATTTGGGCGGCGCCGATTCCAGGCCGATCAATAGGAGGCCGACGAGGACCAGTATGGCGGCCATCGGGAAGCCGATCAGCAGATCCAGTGTCCCGACGACCCGCATGCTTGCGAGGTGAGCAATCAGATGGGCCACGGCCATGGCCGAGCCCACCACACCGAACACCCAGCCCACCGCGCGTCTGAAGCCCGTCCAACGGCGCGGCTCTCGAATCACCCGTCGGCGCCCCGCCGGGTATGTGTCGCCTCGCGCCATGGCGCTCCTGTTCTAACGGGTCCGATTATCTACTATGCAGATTAGTACTGAACCCGGTGCGGGCCGGGAACGCGCTCGGCGAGTCGTCATTCCGGGGCATGTCCCGCCACCGGCCTCGGCCAGCGTTGCCATGGGCGACGGTCGCAACTCATTCGGGTGCCCGCCTGCGCTCACCGCAGTGGACATTTGGTGCTCGGCCAGCCTGATGAGCCGGCCGAGATGGTCACGGCTGTACCTGAAGCCAGTCGAGCTCACCTGAACGATCAGCCGCTCTTCACGGGCCGCGACGGTCACCCCTTCGGCACGGCGAGCGATCTGATGAGCGTAGCCAGCGCATCGTGACCGACATCGGGGCGTCCCAACCCGACGGAGCCCGGCGTGTATCGAAGGTCTTGAACGAGATCGGTGAAGGCCGCGTATGCGGTCTACTCGCTGGCGTATTCAGCGACCGCGACGGTGAGCCGGACCATCGCCGTCAAGTCAGTGAATTGCGATCGCCGCGTTGCTCGCGGCATTCCCGGCGCCATGGGATCCGTTCCTGTGCTTGCCACCCGGGACATCATCGAAACTTCCTGGCGCACAAGCGATAAGGAAACGATCACGCTGATCGGCAGCGCGGGTGGTGCGGCGGTGTTCCGGCCGAGCACACTATCCAGGACCGGATTGGCGCAACCGCTGATGATCGTCGCCGACACCGCGGCCAGGGCCAGTATTCGGCGGCCGACGCATCGCTCACACGACATACTATTCACAGTAGTACTATGTGTCTGCCGACAGCACCTGCCGCAGCGGTCGCCGTCGAACCCTGGATTGACACGTCACGCATGTGTGGCCGGGTGGTGCCGTCACCCTGCGGTGCAGGACGCTAGCCCCGTCAGCGTAGCGAAGGTCAGCAAGGTGGTCATGCCCAGCACCAGCACCGCCCCACAGGCCGCGCTGGATCCGGCGAAGCGGCCCGAGGTTGAACGGCTGCCCGCCAGCCGGGCCAGTCGCAGCTGGGTGCAGTCGCTGGCGATGCCGAGTGCAGGCGCCGGTGCGGGAGCGCTCTTCAATGTCTGCAACGCCCGGTGCAGGCCGCGGTGGCCGTGGCTACGGGCGGCGTGCGCGTCGGCGTCCAATTCGACCAGTGTGCGCACTAACGACGGTGAGTGGCGCATCAGCGGCAGCCATCCCAATCCGGCGGCGGCGGCCTGGGCGATGGCGATCAGCAGATGATGGCGTCGGCGCACGTGGGCGCGCTCATGGGCTTCGACGGCGCTGACCGCTGCCCGGTCCAGACACTGCTGCATTCCGGTGCTCATCACCACCAGCGGCGGGTTGCCGGCCAGGCTGTAGGCCAGCGGCTCGGTGGCCGGCAGCCACAGCACCGCGCCGGGTTGCGGGCTGCGGCCGGTCAACAACCAGGCCAGCTCGACGTGCTTGTTGTGCAAGCGACGTCGATGCCGGCCGGTGCGGCTGAGCTGCCAGCCCCCGCGTGTCGCGGCGATGGCCAGCGCGGCACCACTGAGGATGCCCGCGATGGTATCCACCCTTCCGGGCGGACCGGCGTGCAACGCCAGCCAGCACCGGTGCAGCAGTTCGGCCAGCCCCGGCAGTGCGACCGCGGCGAGCGTGACGCACACGAGCACCGCCCATAGTGCCAATAGCACGGCTGCGTCGGTGCCGCGGCGGGTCAAGGCCTGCAGTATCGATGGTGTGAGGACACCGACGGTGAGGCCGCCGATGGTCCACCACATCACCGCGGTCACCGCCGTCGGCCCCGTTCTTTCAGGCCGCGGGTCAATGCCCGCGACTCCGCGGTGGTGGCGCTGCGCGCGAAGTGCAGCAGCGCCGCGGCGGGGTCGCCGCTGTCGGCGAGTAGCTCGCGCAGCGCGTCGGTGGCCGCTTGAAGACGGTCGCGGGTGGCCCGGTAGCTGTAGGCACGGCCGTCGAGCTCACGGCTCAGCCATCCCTTGCGGTAGAGGTTGTCCATCACGGTCATCACGGTCGTATAGGCGGGTTGGCGGGCGGAGTCGAGTTTGTCGAGGACGTCACGGACCCGCATCGCGTCGTTGGTGTGCCAGACGACCTCCATAATGGCGGCTTCTAACTCGCCGAGCCCGGGCAGGGTCGGGGGGTGGCGCGGTGGGGTGCGCGGCGATGTCCGCTTGGTTGTTTTGCGGGCTGTCATCGGTTCTGCCTTTCCCCAAGCGCGGCCGCGACGGATTGGTTGACCTGCGCGACATCGCGAAAAACCAGTACGTCCTGTAGGCGGCGCACAGATCCGTCGGTACCGACAAGGTAGCTCAGCGGCAGCAGCGGCGGCGTGCCCAACGCGCCGGCCACCGAATCGGCGTCGGTGAACGACGGATAGCCGATTCGCAGGTCGCGGACCAAGGCCGCAGCCGACGACGGCCGGTCGCGCACGTTGACACCGACCACCCGCACCGCACCGGGCGTATCAGCGTAGGCGTCGAGGACCGGCATCTCCTCTCGGCACGGTGCGCACCACGCCGCCCACAAATTGAGGAGCGTCGCCCCACCGGCCACGGCCGCGCCGACATCGACCGGCTGCGAGGACCCCAGGCAGCGGGCCATCGCCCCGGACAGTGCGGGCACCGGTGAGGCGCCGGGCACCGGCACCGGGCAACCCAGTACGCCGGCCTCGGTCACCGCGGGGTCGGCGCCGGCCCCGGCGTGGTCGGCGGATATTCGCTGCCGAGCCGGTGCAGACACCGGGTCGTGACTGATGAGCACACCGGCGATGGCGGCCGCCGCGGCGGCGACCAGCATGGCCAACGGTCGACCCCGCACCGCTACCTGTCGCGCTCTGCAGAAGGCACCGCGGTCGCCCTCGGCGACAGCGCAGCTTCGCCGCTCACCGGGCAGGAACGCAACGTCAGCCGCCGCCACAGCGCCCAACCCAGCAGTGCCAGCGACGCCGCCGCGATCAGCGGCTGAATCGGTGCCCACACGTTGAGTGCGCCACTGACTCCGATGGCGGCCACCACCAGCTTGTTGCACACCGGGCAGCCCACCGCCAGCACCGATCCGACGTTGGCCAGTATCCCGGCGCGCCTCGGCGCCGCGGACGCCGCCGGGCGAGCGACATAGGTGGCGAGCAGGATCCCACTGACCACCGCGGTCAGTGCCCACACGGTGTAGCTCCACCACGGCACCGGGGTCATCCGCACGAAAATCGGATTGTCCACCAGTGCGCTGGGCACGCCCACTGCCAACGCGACCACCGCTGCGGCCACTACGGCGACGGCCAATTGCAGCCACAGCACCCGACGCACGATCATCTAATCACCATCCTGCATGCCCAGCGCCACAACATCTACAGCTTAATACTATTTGTCATAGTAGCTAAATCCGTAGTCGATGATCGCTTCACTGCGGCGCGCTCGCTGTGGTCACGACGGCGCGCTGCCCTATCGCCACAGGTATCCCAGGCAACACTGCAATCGATCAAACCCGATCTCCTGGATCCGATTAGCAGTCAGCGGCGTCACCGCCAGCCACTTGTGACTCCTATTTTGCATAGTAGATATTTCGGGTTGGTCGACGGCGTCGATGTATAGCGCGGCAACTGGCGGGTCGGATACCCGCCGCCGAAACGGCATGCGCCCCAACCCTGGAAGGGCCCTCCCTGCACCCACATCTAGGTAAGCGTTCACCGCAACGACCAATCACATGGCGCACGCGCGCCGGCCCAGACCGTTACGACAATGAGACTGTGACGGATGTTTCCAGTGAGACAGTAGTGGTGTACGTTGCCAATACGTACTGGACAACTACTTACTCGCGCAAGCCATAGCTGTGCCAGGGGAGTTCTGACCCGACGACCTGTCGACGGTGACGCACCAGCGCACCCCGCTAAGGGAGATCACGTGATGAAGCCCCTACGCCGCCTCGCCGTTGCCGTCACCGTGGCTGCTGCTTTGCTGGCCTACGGTGGCGGAACCGCGCAGGGCTCCCACGACGGCACAAGCCATTCGGGCTCGCAGATCTCCGCGCTGGTCGCTGATCTCGCGCAGGCCGATCAGCGCCTGGCCGATATCGGCGCGCAGATTCAGGGCCAGCAGGAAGGGGTGAACAAAGCCCTGGTCGACGTGGCCAACGCCCGGGAAGCAGCCGCAGCGGCGCGCGGCGACGTAGAAGCCAGCCAGCAAGCGCTGTCCGATTCCAACACGGCGATCGCCGCCGCTCAAGAGCGCTTTGATGACTTCGCCGCCGCCACCTACGTCAATGGACCACCGCAGGCGCTGGTTTCGGCGGCCAGCCCGGAGGACATCATCGCCACCGCCAGCGCCGAGCAGACCCTGGCGCTGAGCCATCGCAATGCGCTGACCGATCTGCAGCGCACCCGTACCGAGCAGGCAAATCGAGCATCTGCAGCGCGCGCAGCCCAGCAGCGCGCCGACCAGGCGGCCGCT is part of the Mycolicibacterium tusciae JS617 genome and encodes:
- a CDS encoding esterase family protein gives rise to the protein MEALSLAVSRRVLVVASVAVLLLTTMSVLGTATARAFSRPGLPVEYLMVPSAGMGRDIKVQFQSGGPNSPGVYLLDGLRAQEDFSGWDINTAAFEWYLDSGLSVIMPVGGQSSFYSDWYSPACGKAGCSTYKWETFLTSELPSYLAANKGVNPNRNAAVGLSMAGSSALTLAIYYPQQFQYAASLSGFLNLSEGWWPMLVGMSMGDAGGYKSKDMWGESSDPAWKRNDPMVNIGQLVANGTRIWVFAGNGKPADISGSGTLAGDNFNAKFLEGFTLRTNKTFQEQYIAAGGKNGVFNFPQAGTHSWEYWGQQLQQMKPDIARVLGATPTS
- a CDS encoding BlaI/MecI/CopY family transcriptional regulator; the encoded protein is MRVRGFGELEAVVMDRVWNRDPEMVTVRDIFEELSAERRIAYTTVMSTMDNLYNKGWLERERDGRAYRYWATLTREEHTARLMSEALDGGGRSELVLSYFIEQIGPKESERLREAMRRLARRSSRAKKR
- a CDS encoding L,D-transpeptidase; its protein translation is MRTAVEGGLVHGTLRGLFVLAVTAAAVVAAPPVGSGAAESTSMDRKVAMVRPGPAQVVGVGHPVLVGFSGPVEDRAAAERSISVSTSRPVEGEFTWLTDSFVEWNPDGFWPAHSTVTVRVGGMKTDFTTGAAVVGVADISAHTFTVSIDDQVVREMPASMGKPGFETPVGTFKVLEKQRNVVFDSRTIGIPLDDPEGYLIDGEYGVRVTWGGVYIHSAPWSVGSQGSANVSHGCINLSPENAEWYFSTVQVGDPVIVQS
- a CDS encoding M56 family metallopeptidase, which codes for MTAVMWWTIGGLTVGVLTPSILQALTRRGTDAAVLLALWAVLVCVTLAAVALPGLAELLHRCWLALHAGPPGRVDTIAGILSGAALAIAATRGGWQLSRTGRHRRRLHNKHVELAWLLTGRSPQPGAVLWLPATEPLAYSLAGNPPLVVMSTGMQQCLDRAAVSAVEAHERAHVRRRHHLLIAIAQAAAAGLGWLPLMRHSPSLVRTLVELDADAHAARSHGHRGLHRALQTLKSAPAPAPALGIASDCTQLRLARLAGSRSTSGRFAGSSAACGAVLVLGMTTLLTFATLTGLASCTAG
- the ccsA gene encoding cytochrome c biogenesis protein CcsA; this encodes MSIDTGLARFSDWAFTSSVVVLVAALLLLAVELAYNRGRKAETRELVGATVGPDSATPGVVTDMPRRPVGERVGKAGLALTYVGIGLLLACIVLRGLATARVPWGNMYEFINLTCFCGLVAAAVVLRRPQYRALWVFVLVPVLILLTVSGRWLYTNAAPVMPALQSYWLPIHVSVVSLGSGVFLVAGVASILFLLKMSRFGQPDADGAMARSIQRLPDAQMLDRTAYRTTIFAFRVFGFRRHLRSDLGRRGVGPLLGLGPQETVSFIAWVAYAAYLHARSTAGWRDRKAAWVNVAGFVAMVFNLFFINLVIAGLHSYAGVV
- a CDS encoding BlaI/MecI/CopY family transcriptional regulator, which produces MTARKTTKRTSPRTPPRHPPTLPGLGELEAAIMEVVWHTNDAMRVRDVLDKLDSARQPAYTTVMTVMDNLYRKGWLSRELDGRAYSYRATRDRLQAATDALRELLADSGDPAAALLHFARSATTAESRALTRGLKERGRRR
- a CDS encoding M56 family metallopeptidase, producing the protein MNVAACLLLYSLAVILLGPPVLGFLTRGGHAPRSAVTAWLIAIGSVVLTWLTIVVLVIVDVIAHWHNGDSFVVSCVRFLCDLAAGRAGSAPQVMLLASAVAVVGVVAVIGIRLLRTIGRLHAHAYGHAEAVRLVGRPTAERDVYVVDAAERTAYCVAGKPPAIVVTTAAVAALDERELAAVLAHERAHLDGHHPRIVTTLRGVALVFPRLALMTRGADEVSRLLEMCADDAAARRHGKRALLTGLMALAAGAPAAALGAADVAVLNRAERLALPPANHVRVRAQAALTSATAMLVIAPLGTVVLGASGVLMCGG
- a CDS encoding TlpA family protein disulfide reductase, encoding MLVAAAAAAIAGVLISHDPVSAPARQRISADHAGAGADPAVTEAGVLGCPVPVPGASPVPALSGAMARCLGSSQPVDVGAAVAGGATLLNLWAAWCAPCREEMPVLDAYADTPGAVRVVGVNVRDRPSSAAALVRDLRIGYPSFTDADSVAGALGTPPLLPLSYLVGTDGSVRRLQDVLVFRDVAQVNQSVAAALGERQNR